The sequence tggatttataaggcggcgatcaaccaccacgaacttgttagagtttacctctttcattattaaaggctttcaaggtaacttacagacggatgttatttacaccgactttagtaaagcattcgactctgtaaaccattcccttttagcgcataaacttgaccttttagggtttccgcccaacctcctgagatggatttctagctatctttgttctaggtctcaaagagtcctcttcaaaaactccctctctttcccagtaaaggtttcttcgggagtaccacaaggcagccatctaggccccttactcttcacactctttattaatgacttaccttcagtattaacatactctcgagtacttatgtatgcggatgatgttaaactctgtgtccagtacaaggacatttcatttcattctcgcttgcaatccgatctcaataactttcagtcatggtgttgtgcaaacttgttacaccttaatgcctcgaaatgcaaagttatgacatttcatcgttctagccctttgttggctccctacactctatttggtggttctcttgagagaattaccctggtggatgatctgggtgttatgttagaccccaagttaaagttttccgaacacatttctaccatggtaaataaggccatgggcgtgcttgggtttataaagaggtggtcaaaggaatttgacgacccctatataacaaagactctctatacctcgcttgttcgtccgatcttagaatacggctcctgtgtatggtgccctcagtacaaagtacaccaggaccgtatagaatcagtacagaaaaactttttactctttgctctgcggggccttaactgggatgcgggtgtaagactcccatcttactctagtagactactattagtaaacctcccatccttagttaaccgtagaaaaatgcttggtgtgatatttatgcacaacttgatcaggggtgacatagacagccctgatctgttgagccgcataaacttcacgattcctattagactgactagaaattttataccgttgttccttccactttgtagatcgaattattccttgcatgaaccgtttagggtcttatgctcggattataattccctctaccatattatatccaccactaattctcttcctcttattaaattattaatccttacacacctttcttttaattagtaactgtagtggtatttgtactttgattgcatgcttagtttcttagtaagtttagtactaattttcctcgaatgttagtctaatagctatctttcttgcatgttcgcgtttggttcgtctacgcaccgcgcgtcatgcggcagcgcccctcggtcggttgagcgggaggagggctgcgttttgcctgggatccgcgcgtaacagccttctgctggtgtcacacgggccacttgacggtgcagtaactgcatcgcctcttgaaagatgcagtcattgcatgtcaacgtccacacaaaaTAGTCCGATGGATATATCTGGCAATAGTCAGACCTAtaatactctacggagttactgtCTTGTGGCCTGCCCTAACATAAAGGACAATCACCAATCAGCTGGGCAAGGTTCAGCGAACAGCCGCCCTCTGCATCAGTGGAGCTCTTCGAACTacaccaaatgatgcgctaaacgcCATGTTATGCCTTCAGAGCCTTGACTTTGCAGGAAAGGAGCGGGCAGAAatggcagcaatacgtcttagGGACTCTGAACAATGGGTACCCCAGAACATAGGTCACTCAtctatactaaataaaaacaacatggTCCCAGCAAGAACGGACTATCAAGTTCCAATGGAGCACACGGAGACTCCATTCAGCATAATCATCCCTCATAGAGACGattggctcgagggactccccggCCCAGACGGGGCCATAAGCATCTTCACGGATGGCTCAAAACTGGACGGCAGGGTTGGaggaggaatctactctgaacaacttaacataaggcaatctttcaggcttccggatcactgtagcgtcttccaagcggaagttacagcaatcagggaggctctgtacTGCCTTCACACGGTTACCACCACGGCAACCAATCTAAACATCTacagcgacagccaagctgcgatcagatcacttaacgcgatctcctcgaactcggctactgtggcgaagtgccgcagatctcttcacgagatggctcagcaatttgctatcagccttatatgggtcccgggccaccgggatatcgagggcaactgcataacggacgagctggccagatctggcactacaaacccccttctccaagataagGAGGATATTTGTATGCCTATGGCCACCTGCAAGCTCATCATAAAGGAGCAGTACACGCGACTGATAGACAACAAGTGGCAAATAGGGCCACGTTGTCGCACAGCTCGGctaacatggccgaccatagataagaagcgcacctcagagctctgcaaactaggcagggaaaggtgcagcgcagtcatacgttccctcacaggacactggctagtaggcacccacgcaaacaggctgggtgccccatacaatgatttctgctgcagctgcagagacgaggacgaggaggaaacagtggaacacctgttctgttcctgtccagctctcagcagaaggaggctgcatcacttgggctctgcctttctgaacgacatctcggagatgtccacgctaTGTCCCAGAAAGATCGTCAACTTTATAagggcatctggatgggacaaCTGTTGACATGAAGTCTCATCTGCAGGGAGGGAATGATCccaagcggtatcacaacgggccgaaaccggcctaagtgtgctgggctccgagcgagcttGGCGGCCGTctctacctaacctaacctaacctatctGAGACGCAAATTGTTTTGGTCACTTGCCGAACGAGAGCTATTTTTGTACAGAAAGAGCAAAAGTTACGGGAGTTGTCCGCTCGGGGCACAATGTGTGCTTCCGAAATGGTGAGTGATTATATTTCGTTTCGCACTCCTCTCCCGCGAGCTAAGCGCAAGGAGAGGGAGGTAAAGAGagattgagagagagagagagtgcacATGCGAGTGTAAACTACAGTTGCAGTGCAAATATTGTGACTCTCGCGGATTTAACCTTCGCTCCTACTCGGGAGAGAAGGATAACTTCGGCTCTAGATCGACTCCCATTACGGCTGCTGTGCGCATGTTGCAGGCACCCCCATTTCTGGCCAGGTCTACCACCTAACCTTTCCTTTGCTTCCCACAGAAAGTGTTGTACCAGTATTTAATAGACTTGCTAATCTAATCAAGCCATTCGACGTTGAAATTAACCTTGAACTCTTTGGAGAGCCGCATTTTTTATTAGAATAATAACAAAATATATTTACCCTTTGCACCCCCTCCAATCAAATGCAAGGTTTCGTATCAAGGTACAGGTTTTGCTAACCTTTATTTGCAAAGGGTACATTGGGTATGTGTAAAGCCCCTTTTCGGTGGGTGGTATTGCATATATTTTCCTAGTGCCTATTTTCTTTCGTTAAAGATATTTGCTTATCCAAAAGAAAAGTGCTGGGTATACCATAGTCGACCTGTTTAACCAAGGCTTTCCAACTTGTTGCTCCACAGATAACAGGGGCAATGCGGGGCAAAATTGTGGAAAATCAAGTTGAAAAGCTGGCGCTTGTTTTGTGGTGGCTTTTTTGTGATAAGGAAAACAACTGTTTGATAAACTGCCAGTCAGCAAATACtttccgtgtgtgtgtgtgtgtgtgtgtgtgtgctgcaaCAAAGTCTTTTATTGCAATTGGCAATTGCTGTGCAATATATTAATTATTTGTACAGCAGCTGCACAAACACAAAAGcaccgacaacaacaacaacagaagctCAATGGAAACGATAGATTCGAACGTGCCTAGTATTTATTTAGattttcctttctttcttTGTTACCAAGTGTTTTTCCCTGATGGGAGGGGGGCATCCCAATGAGTAGCGGAACAGCAAGGCTATGTTttggtgttgtttctgttgctaTTGCCATTACCGGCTAAGTAATGCCGTGTTACATTGCCCGATAGCGGGGCATGTGTTTGCCTGACGAAAGGCTTGTCGTTTAGCGTTGACGGGCATGCGTGACAATCGGGGGTGGGGGTGTAGATGGAGAGCAAAAGTAACAACAATAAAAGCCTACTAAGTTCACCCATGTGGCTGCTGTAGCTATGCCTGTCATGAATGTTTCGAAGACGAGTCCCAGAACGATAGAGATTAGGTGGATTTATGTATAAATCTACCGCGTTGGAGTCTCTTATCATATCTTATAAGAAATTTCGTTTGTAGATCGAGGTCAAAGTTTGATATGCTTCACAGAATTCCGATAAGGCCCGAAAGACGAGGTGCCGAAAGGAGCATACCACTTGGCAGCAGACCCAATGAATGAGAGTCTCCTAGTGGACAAGATGCTTATTGATTTCTTGAGGAATACGATTTGTGCGCGTTTCAGGGCAGACAGAGACTTGACGACGGCAGCCATTTTGGTTTAAGCCGCACTTTTGGGGCGCGGCACCGGAGTAATGGCCCTCTGACGTGTCCTTGTGGTAGGGTAGGCGCACACTGTTCGGTTACGGTTTGCATGTCTGCTCCGGCACAAGAACAGTCACAAAAGCACGTGCGACCAAATGTATgtcacacagacacacactaGCTTACACTTACCTCTGTGCCTTCCTCAAAGGACGCCGCCTCGAAGGATTTCTTTTCGAAAACCTCTAGTAGGTCGTGTAAATCCTGCTGCGTCACATTCACAACGTTGTTCAAAGTTAGGCTGCACATTTTTGCGGCGCTGCATTTACCGATTCAATTTCAAACTGGGGTTGCACTCTACAAAACTCTATGTGGAATCCACGCCACAGCACACACACGGCACAAAAACACTATACACTTTAGTAAAGCACACAATTTGCGAAAAGATGACAAAAATGAATAGATTTCAACAAATCTTGTTGCTTCTTTAGCTGTTGCCTGCCaactcgctctctctctctctctcgtctcCCGCTCTATTGTATCTGCTGCGTATTTTAATTCGTTTTCTTTCGTCTGCTTTATTGGTTTCTACGACGTTTACACGTTTCGCTTTTTTACGTTTGTTTGCTCAACGCCCTAGACGGCGACGTCACCAACAAAATCTCCGCCCGCGACGTAATCTGCACGAGTATAAAAGTCGggtcggatcggatcggttACGCACTAGTAGTATTGTTGCTCTTCTTTCTCCGATTGCAATTAGATTGATTATGTGTGtttgtttaattttatttgcaATGCGAGGCGGATAAgcgcagtgtgaccgcggatcgatacaatataccgtccgaccgtcTGAAATATAACGAaacataccgtctcatttaaaaaatatactgacgaattcaagttctatattacatattcctcgtttttgatattccgtcgaatattactagcaaGATAGAATgctcagccctgcccacataattttattcgattaatgaatcaattttggCCTTGACTGGCCtattctaaatacttgcttttattggatatCTTTATAGCgttaaaaatgaaatttaatagattgatgaaactaccgtaaatataccgtcgGTTCAATTTTGACCCTGGAAAAGCTACAAAATATATCGATAAGCTCCTCAGAAATATATCGTCACATTGTCagaatataccgtaaatataccgattaaaaaacgaacttaACCCACTTATAACCCCTCTGTTCAAACAGATGATCCGTTACAAAACCGTTTCAGTTACCCAAACCAGTTCCATTAATGTGCGATTTATTTAAAACTGTGGTAAAGGGCACTCAACCCAACAATGAACAATGATGTGTGCTGTTAATGTTATCCAATAATTGCGGCATATTCACCCTTAGCGACTGTCCGAATGTCTCCAGCTTTCGGCTATATACCATCTATACCATCTAGGAATAATACTGgttgtaaattcttcttgtgGAACTGAACTTTCAACTGAACTGCGCCAAAATTCTTCCTGTTTTAGTGGAGTGTACTTTAATACCCACTAGTCGACtatgggttaatcgttctctCTCCATGATTGAAtatcatattcctcgatttttatGTTCGGTTTAATGTTACTAGCTAAATATAATCCTCAGCCTAAAACAGCTGTTTTTATCCGGTGgattaatcaattttctacaagactTGCTGGTTTTAAGCCCTCCCTTTTACTGGATTGTATCTAAAAAAAAGGTGTAAACGAGAAAGGTCAACGAAATAAAACGTCAGGGCATGAAATAAACACTTGTTGCTTGTAGGCCGGTAGTTCGGACAATTTGTATACCCTAGTTCTTTTATTCttttaattaatatgtttGCCAATCTGCTTTGAAAGATTGACCTATGCAAGCATTTGGGACTGACCAGTTTCTGCCACCCACTGATTATTTTTATTCTTCGTTTCTGTTGAAATATTTTGGATTGAACATTCTCCTATTTATAAGAACACTATAATTCGATAATTCCGTTTAAACTGTTTCAGCAGAAAAGCATCCTATCGCCTTTGAATTAATGTACATAATTACAGAAAATGTAATTACCGACCTTTGATATATCTAACAGATTTTATAGTGTCAGGTacaattaaattttattttagaATCAATTATCTTTGGAAATCATTCTGGGCGTTTTGTACGACAATAACTGTGATTTTGGAGTCTGGCGTTAGCAGCACATCGTTGGTTTTTGTACGTACTCTTAGCATTAAAAGTTCATCTGTGGGATCAATTATCTTCATCCCTCGCTCCAGTCGTGCGCGAATCGCCTGGAAAAGTCCAGCAAACTGAACGGAGTCATCGTGACCCATAGTACTCTTTACCGGATGCCCCAGATCGTTGAGAATTACTATGTCCCGAATGTTTCTCCTTTTACTGATCTGATCGAAAGCATCCTCCACGTACCGTAGAGATCGAGGGGGCTATGAAGGAGAGGATATTTATGAACAAACtaatttaaaacaaaaatgtATATAGTTTTACTCTTTCTGGAGCATCTAGTAACATTTTGCTACAGTGATTATCTCTAATAAACTGTTTGTATACAGATTTTTCACCTAGTTTCTTTTTTTAACAAATGATTTGGGTGGTCTCCATGACGCGTTTCCAGTAGAAACGGCGCTATGTGGGTCAATGGTGCAGTATATATTTTCCAATAGATATAAAACATTAAAAGTCAGTAGGACGTTCATTTGGTGCCAAGGGAATATCCCCTTGGGCACAAGGGATATATTTGTAGATctatataattaaaaatttagTCCAAATCATtttgaaattaatttcaaaCTTTGATATCGATATGTGATATATTGAACTTATGGAACTGGTTGGTGGGGTGCTGGTGAACCAATTGGTTCTCGGCAAAAATTTGTCAGCaatcgatactatcgatagCTGTATCGTCCATCGCTAATATTGAACAAACAAAAGTTTATTTTTTTGcgagaaacaaatcaattgtAAACATGGTAAGTGGCAACCGGTATTAATATAATCTACAAACAATATCATCGCCCTGCATTTTCAGTGACAAGAAGAGACACTGAAACGGATCCAGAGTCACAAAGACGTTGTAGGTACCATTGTGGTCAACAATGAAGGTGGGTGCATAGATGGCTTACCTTAATTACTGATGACCAATCCGATCCCAATTAGGTATTCCGGTGAAGTCTACTCTGGACAACACAACGACCGTGCAATATGCTGGCCTGATGAGTCAGCTGGCTGACAAGGCTCGGAGCGTTGTGAGAGATTTGGACCCGTCCAACGACATGACATTCCTGCGGGTGCGCTCGAAGAAGCACGAAATCATGGTGGCTCCCGACAAGGACTTTATACTCATAGTCATTCAAAATCCAACAGATTAGGCTGCTAACGCCCGAGAATTAAAAGCTGAAATTAACTAATGAACATTTCTATATATTCAAATTGTACGtgaaagaaataaatatatttatgcataaaAGACTCGGGACGCTGACATCATATGTTTTCGCCAATGAGCCAGTTTGCTAGCCGTACCTCGTTGTGCTAACACACATTCCAACGTTTTTATGCGATATTTAGCCGACTGTTTTAAAATGCAACCCTTATTAAAAAGTATGAAAAAATACTCTACGAAAAATATGAAACTTTAAGAATTTTTAAGTAAAAGGATCTTTAAGAAGAATCTTAAAGCCGGCTAAGCTCAAGCTGTTATCCTGTTAAAATACAGTCGGGTGAGTGTTCTTTTTTTCattggtatattttgaaaattaaaCGTTTATTTCTGAGGATCAGAACGTTTATTTGATCAATAATTTCGCGGTCACACTGCAGGATTCCAGTCTATCTCTTTCTAGTATTTTCAAAACATTTTTTACGATGCACCAATGTTAAAATCGTGTAGAAATGTCACTTAGCTTAGAGCCATGTCTCAGGCCACATCAAATTAGTAGCGATCAGCATAGTATTCTGATCGTTTTTTTCCATCAAAACCTTTATTTTTCAAAAACAGCGGAGAAACTGCGTGTCAAAGAGTGGTTAACGGAGAATTTCGCACACTAGCGCTTCCACTCGGCTTCCATGAAAAAAAACGGCCAGTCTTGTCAACAGCATACACATTTCCCCTTCATGTGTCGCTTTTGATAATTACATACAAACGTAGTTGCTCTGTAACAAATCTGTAGTTATCATGTATTTTCTACATAAAACAGTTTAATTTTCTGGAAATCGTTGTTTACCTCTTGTGTTTAGAACTCATTTTAGAAACAAAGCAATTAAAAGGAGTATCCGAATTTATCTAGTCTTGTTGGAAATTTATTcctcaatcggataaaattatgagtTCTGAGCTGAAGACCCTAACTAGTTAGTGATACTcaaccgaatatcaaaatcgaggaatatgattGAATGTGACTAAaaaattcgtcagtatattttggtatatctTAATACTGCGTCGTATATtgtggtatatttctgaggggcTCACCGCGGCCACACTGGTGAAAACATAAAAGTTGAAAATTGCATttaaaaaatcattaaaagTATGGATAAGTCGTCAGAAAATTGATTGAAAAAATTAGATATATTACCCGTTCCAGACAGTGAACGCGTGTGGaaatcgacaaaaaaaaaataaatttcaaacGAAAAGGTAAATGTGGAATGGGCGTGCAGAGGGAGCAGCAGTAAAGAAAATGGCGTAATCACGCACTCAAACCCAAAAGAAAACCAACAAACGCAACCCAATCAGCCAGTCAGcaataatttttataaaaaaCAGCCAAAGAGCAAGAAACAAAATTGAAAAAAGAATAAATGTATTATACAGTGAAAAACTGTGAGGAAAGCAGCTTTTTATTGTGCAGCCATATTTTTTTCGTGAAAAAAAAACCTAACTGATGCATatatacgtatgtacatatgtacatataaagaaTTAACTAAAAAAAAGAAGCACTTCGTATCAGATCGTCCCGTTGTTCGCAAACACAAGCAGTTTTCAACGCGATTCGATTCTCGTTCAACGTACCTTGATATATAAGTACATACATAATTATGTACACACGCAtattcaaataaatatatgtgtgtgctcatttgtatgtacacatgtacTTTCAATATCGCGATGGCATCACAAAAACACGACTCGCACAAACGCACGCACGCATGTTCGGACATAGAGACaatattgtatgtatgtatacgtTTGGTTCGActggttgttgttgctgctgctgttgttgtaaaTAGCCGTGAGCGAGCAGAGCGAACACATAAGGGCTGGCTcaatttataaatataaacgaggtggaacgttgtaagttgctgcggacaccgcaactctacagttacatatacccgatactaagtcagtatggctctctccggcagacgccgctaatattgaacgacacgacaaagagtgcgtgcgagagagacagaaaatcagtctgagcgtgacgtcgggcgctgcgtagccactgcaaattgatttgttccttttggctacaaaaatgatccgatctgatccagattcagcaatctgatagatatggtcgttatctatgattctgcgtttttagttttctcgaatgtgcaatattgtggatgcaacagattttcgtcctt is a genomic window of Drosophila miranda strain MSH22 chromosome Y unlocalized genomic scaffold, D.miranda_PacBio2.1 Contig_Y5_pilon, whole genome shotgun sequence containing:
- the LOC117194957 gene encoding dynein light chain roadblock-type 2-like, whose protein sequence is EETLKRIQSHKDVVGTIVVNNEGIPVKSTLDNTTTVQYAGLMSQLADKARSVVRDLDPSNDMTFLRVRSKKHEIMVAPDKDFILIVIQNPTD
- the LOC117194956 gene encoding dynein light chain roadblock-type 1-like, with protein sequence MLLDAPERPPRSLRYVEDAFDQISKRRNIRDIVILNDLGHPVKSTMGHDDSVQFAGLFQAIRARLERGMKIIDPTDELLMLRVRTKTNDVLLTPDSKITVIVVQNAQNDFQR